In Streptomyces sp. NBC_00414, a single window of DNA contains:
- a CDS encoding DUF4956 domain-containing protein — protein sequence MNLELQELSGTFSVADVVAAMALSFILSTLIGYVYRYTHRNVSYSQSYVQTLVIVGMIVALIMLVVGSNLARAFSLVGALSVVRFRNAVKETRDVGFIFLAMAIGMACGARFYTLAAVGAVVICTVILVMFKFNWFALNVQRQVVKVQVPAGEDYTPQIRDVLIKYTSEFELVSTETIRGGALSEIFYTVRLKKGAEPGDLVSALQERTSGQRVTVLTGYDTTDL from the coding sequence GTGAATCTCGAACTGCAGGAACTCAGCGGCACGTTCAGCGTGGCCGACGTCGTGGCGGCGATGGCGCTCTCGTTCATCCTGTCCACGCTGATCGGTTACGTGTACCGGTACACGCACCGCAACGTCTCCTACAGCCAGTCCTACGTGCAGACCCTGGTCATCGTCGGCATGATCGTCGCCCTGATCATGCTGGTCGTCGGCTCGAACCTGGCCCGCGCGTTCTCCCTGGTGGGCGCCCTGTCCGTGGTCCGCTTCCGCAATGCGGTCAAGGAGACCCGCGACGTCGGCTTCATCTTCCTGGCCATGGCGATCGGCATGGCCTGCGGTGCCCGGTTCTACACGCTGGCCGCGGTCGGTGCCGTCGTCATCTGCACGGTCATCCTGGTGATGTTCAAGTTCAACTGGTTCGCGCTGAACGTGCAGCGCCAGGTCGTCAAGGTCCAGGTCCCGGCCGGCGAGGACTACACCCCGCAGATCCGTGACGTACTGATCAAGTACACCAGCGAGTTCGAGCTGGTGAGCACGGAGACGATCCGCGGCGGCGCGCTGAGCGAGATCTTCTACACCGTGCGTCTGAAGAAGGGCGCCGAACCCGGTGACCTGGTCAGCGCGCTGCAGGAACGCACGTCGGGTCAGCGCGTCACGGTCCTGACCGGCTACGACACCACGGACCTGTGA
- a CDS encoding ester cyclase yields MSTMQSSRETVAHAFANLMNGHDPDAVDGFVAEGYVNHNAHVEDGREANRAFWAQWFAAFPDTEVSLDDVLVDGDRVAGRFTYRATFQGPFMGLPPTGRPVVMHSIDIWRVVDGMAVEHWDQLDGQAFFAQLSGEDAGR; encoded by the coding sequence ATGAGCACCATGCAGAGCAGCCGGGAGACCGTCGCCCACGCGTTCGCGAACTTGATGAACGGGCACGACCCAGACGCGGTCGACGGTTTCGTCGCCGAGGGCTACGTGAACCACAACGCCCACGTCGAGGACGGCCGCGAGGCGAACAGGGCGTTCTGGGCGCAGTGGTTCGCGGCGTTTCCCGACACGGAGGTGAGCCTGGACGACGTGCTGGTCGACGGTGACCGGGTCGCGGGCCGCTTCACCTACCGGGCGACTTTCCAGGGGCCGTTCATGGGGCTGCCGCCCACCGGCCGCCCGGTGGTGATGCACTCGATCGACATCTGGCGCGTCGTCGACGGGATGGCCGTCGAGCACTGGGACCAGCTCGACGGGCAGGCGTTCTTCGCGCAGCTGTCGGGCGAGGACGCCGGCCGATGA
- a CDS encoding LacI family DNA-binding transcriptional regulator codes for MAKKPEPAPVKDASTVRDVAARAGVSASTVSRVLGGTYPVAASTRTRVLKAMRDLDYVVNAHARALGGSTNKAVAFVVDDVTGPFYAHIARGVEEQASAEGRLCMLCTTHGDPQRTLAVVETMREQRADAVIVVGGAWEDKAYQDRMTHFAHALDRAGSRLVLVGRPPLGPGVPATVVEYDNEGGAFAMTTHLLTSGHQRVAYLGRVPGLSTSGQRLSGYRRAHELLGLAPDPALILDGAFSRSHGYRGTRELLLAGAEFTALFAATDMVAAGALQALREARVRVPDDVSVVGYDDVPLALDLFPALTTVNVPHEELGRAAVRLALHRDELPGSQHLVLGTHIVLRDSTRRPGH; via the coding sequence GTGGCCAAGAAGCCGGAGCCCGCTCCGGTCAAGGACGCTTCCACGGTCCGGGACGTGGCCGCGCGGGCCGGTGTCTCCGCCTCGACCGTCTCCCGGGTGCTGGGCGGCACCTACCCGGTCGCCGCGAGCACCCGTACCAGGGTGCTCAAGGCGATGCGCGACCTCGACTACGTGGTCAACGCCCACGCCCGCGCGCTCGGTGGCTCCACCAACAAGGCGGTGGCGTTCGTCGTGGACGACGTCACCGGCCCCTTCTACGCACACATCGCACGCGGCGTCGAGGAGCAGGCGTCCGCCGAGGGCAGGCTGTGCATGCTCTGCACCACGCACGGCGATCCGCAGCGGACCCTCGCCGTCGTCGAGACCATGCGCGAACAGCGGGCCGACGCCGTGATCGTCGTCGGCGGTGCCTGGGAGGACAAGGCCTACCAGGACCGTATGACGCACTTCGCGCACGCCTTGGACCGGGCCGGTTCACGGCTCGTACTGGTCGGCAGACCCCCGCTGGGCCCCGGGGTGCCCGCCACGGTCGTCGAGTACGACAACGAGGGCGGCGCCTTCGCTATGACCACCCACCTGCTCACCTCGGGCCACCAGCGCGTCGCCTACCTCGGCCGGGTCCCCGGCCTGTCCACCAGCGGTCAGCGCCTCAGCGGTTACCGGCGCGCCCACGAACTGCTCGGGCTCGCCCCGGACCCGGCCCTGATCCTCGACGGCGCGTTCAGCCGCTCGCACGGCTACCGGGGCACCCGTGAACTCCTGCTGGCCGGCGCCGAGTTCACCGCGTTGTTCGCGGCCACCGACATGGTCGCGGCGGGCGCGCTGCAGGCGCTGCGCGAAGCGCGCGTGCGGGTCCCCGACGACGTGTCCGTGGTCGGCTACGACGACGTGCCGCTGGCCCTCGACCTCTTCCCGGCCCTCACCACCGTCAACGTCCCCCACGAGGAGCTGGGCCGCGCCGCGGTCCGGCTGGCCCTGCACCGTGACGAACTTCCCGGAAGCCAGCACCTGGTGCTCGGCACCCACATCGTGCTGCGGGACTCCACGCGACGACCGGGGCACTGA
- a CDS encoding FAD-binding protein produces MAEALKNWAGNITYSAKELQRPRSLDALRSLVARSGRVRVLGSGHSFNLIADPGSEGVLLSLTGLPPSVEVDTMARTVRVAGGVRYAELARAVHDQGLALPNMASLPHISVAGSVATGTHGSGNANGSLASPVREVELVLADGSPLTIGRDDARFDGAVTSLGALGVVTALTLDLEPDFEVAQQVFGRLPLAGLDFETVSASAYSVSLFTDWQRSGFVQAWVKRRTDVPWDGFPWAEPAAEAMHPVPGMPAVNCTQQFGVPGPWHERLPHFRPEFTPSSGAELQSEYLLPRSYAVEALHAVDAIRGTLAPVLQICEVRTVAADSQWLSPSYGRDTVAFHFTWVEDTAAVLPVVRRLEEALAPFDARPHWGKVFVAEAADLRGRYPRMGEFKALVGDLDPTGTFRNAFVGALLD; encoded by the coding sequence ATGGCTGAGGCCCTGAAGAACTGGGCGGGGAACATCACGTACTCCGCCAAGGAGCTGCAGCGCCCGCGCTCGCTCGACGCGCTCCGATCCCTGGTCGCGCGCAGCGGCCGGGTGCGCGTGCTCGGCAGCGGGCACTCGTTCAACCTGATCGCCGACCCGGGCAGCGAGGGCGTCCTGCTCTCACTCACCGGGCTGCCACCGTCGGTCGAGGTGGACACGATGGCCCGTACGGTCCGGGTGGCGGGCGGGGTCCGGTACGCGGAGCTGGCGCGGGCGGTCCACGACCAGGGGCTCGCCCTGCCCAACATGGCCTCGCTGCCGCACATCTCGGTCGCGGGCTCGGTGGCGACCGGCACACACGGCTCGGGGAACGCGAACGGCTCGCTCGCGTCCCCCGTACGGGAGGTCGAACTGGTCCTCGCCGACGGGTCGCCCCTGACCATCGGCCGTGACGACGCCCGCTTCGACGGGGCCGTGACCTCGCTCGGCGCCCTCGGTGTCGTCACCGCGCTCACCCTCGACCTGGAGCCCGACTTCGAGGTGGCCCAGCAGGTGTTCGGCCGGCTGCCACTCGCCGGGCTGGACTTCGAGACGGTGTCGGCATCGGCGTACAGCGTGAGTCTGTTCACGGACTGGCAGCGGTCGGGGTTCGTGCAGGCCTGGGTCAAACGGCGTACCGACGTGCCGTGGGACGGCTTTCCGTGGGCCGAGCCCGCCGCCGAGGCGATGCACCCGGTGCCGGGCATGCCCGCCGTGAACTGCACGCAGCAGTTCGGGGTGCCCGGACCCTGGCACGAGCGGCTGCCTCACTTCCGGCCCGAGTTCACTCCGAGCAGCGGGGCCGAGCTCCAGTCGGAGTACCTGCTCCCGCGCTCGTACGCCGTCGAGGCGCTGCACGCCGTCGACGCGATCCGTGGGACGCTCGCGCCGGTGCTGCAGATCTGCGAGGTGCGCACGGTCGCCGCCGACAGTCAGTGGCTGAGTCCGTCGTACGGGCGGGACACCGTGGCGTTCCACTTCACCTGGGTCGAGGACACGGCGGCCGTGCTGCCCGTGGTGCGGCGGCTGGAGGAGGCCCTCGCGCCCTTCGACGCGCGTCCGCACTGGGGGAAGGTGTTCGTGGCGGAGGCCGCGGACCTGCGTGGGCGCTATCCGCGGATGGGTGAGTTCAAAGCCCTGGTCGGGGACCTCGACCCGACGGGGACGTTCCGGAACGCGTTCGTGGGTGCGCTGCTCGATTGA
- a CDS encoding CotH kinase family protein, giving the protein MSGETGVRRRRRLKDRLPVRLRHHWKPAAALGVGLATMVCFLGDTRISPYVTSSSRVEADAITDDVGGTVDLYDTAVAHSVQLTYQQADFEKMMKEFEEDGTKDYIEADLVIDGVYLNDVGIRLKGNSTLSSLRGNKGMPGGGRALPDAAQGAPAGAAGGAGSRDRGQNQNTGGGPGTAGATGGTDDTAGADGTADATGGTAGATGAGGAGGGGRGGGMVQFDLSAEKPEELPLLVKIDEYVEGRAYQGEREISLRPGSNGQVPVNEALSLSLTGKSGQKAERYAFTELKVNNRPAATRLMVEAPDTDYADDVGDGNGVLYKARAGSSFEYLGEDPSEYETSFRQLNKKGSQDLEPLMKLIKWVDSASDEEFARDLDRYVDVESFASYVASQNLLLNFDDMAGPGKNYLLRYDLDSKKFSVLGWDYNLTFSGDTASGPDDSIGMGGGMPEEMPEGLPEGMPEGAPEGIPEGAPEGMPEGMPGGVNGGQAAPGQEDRANGNAGRGGLMAGHALKTRFLAADALDPVYKKAYRELYEEFFGSGTAAKELKVVAEQARSAGADSGELDTAVTSLTKTVTDRTEALAEDKEVTG; this is encoded by the coding sequence ATGAGCGGCGAGACCGGCGTGCGGCGCCGGCGGCGGTTGAAGGACCGGCTGCCCGTGAGGCTGCGCCATCACTGGAAGCCGGCCGCGGCGCTGGGCGTCGGGCTCGCCACGATGGTCTGTTTCCTCGGCGACACGCGGATCTCCCCGTACGTCACGTCGTCGTCGCGGGTCGAGGCGGACGCCATCACCGACGACGTCGGGGGCACGGTGGACCTGTACGACACCGCGGTGGCGCACTCGGTCCAACTCACCTACCAGCAGGCCGACTTCGAAAAGATGATGAAGGAGTTCGAGGAGGACGGCACCAAGGACTACATCGAGGCCGACCTCGTGATCGACGGCGTCTACCTCAACGACGTCGGGATCCGCCTCAAGGGCAACTCCACCCTGTCGTCCCTGCGCGGCAACAAGGGCATGCCCGGTGGCGGCCGGGCCCTGCCCGATGCCGCGCAGGGCGCTCCGGCCGGCGCCGCCGGCGGAGCCGGAAGCCGGGACCGCGGCCAGAACCAGAACACGGGCGGCGGTCCCGGCACAGCCGGTGCGACCGGAGGCACGGACGACACAGCCGGTGCGGACGGCACAGCCGACGCGACCGGCGGCACAGCCGGTGCGACCGGTGCGGGCGGCGCAGGCGGCGGCGGTCGTGGTGGTGGCATGGTGCAGTTCGACCTGTCCGCCGAGAAGCCCGAGGAACTGCCTTTGCTCGTCAAGATCGACGAGTACGTCGAGGGCCGGGCCTACCAGGGCGAGCGGGAGATCTCCCTGCGCCCCGGCAGCAACGGCCAGGTGCCGGTCAACGAGGCGCTGTCCCTGTCGCTCACCGGGAAGAGCGGACAGAAGGCCGAGCGGTACGCCTTCACCGAGCTGAAGGTGAACAACAGGCCCGCCGCCACCCGCCTCATGGTCGAGGCGCCCGACACGGACTACGCCGATGACGTGGGCGACGGCAACGGGGTGCTCTACAAGGCGAGGGCGGGCAGCAGCTTCGAGTACCTCGGCGAGGACCCCAGCGAGTACGAGACTTCCTTCAGGCAGCTCAACAAGAAGGGCAGCCAGGACCTCGAACCGCTGATGAAGCTCATCAAGTGGGTCGACAGCGCCTCGGACGAGGAGTTCGCCCGTGACCTCGACCGGTACGTCGACGTCGAGTCGTTCGCCTCCTATGTCGCCTCGCAGAACCTGCTGCTGAACTTCGACGACATGGCCGGCCCGGGCAAGAACTATCTGCTCCGGTACGACCTGGACAGCAAGAAGTTCTCCGTCCTCGGCTGGGACTACAACCTCACCTTCAGCGGGGACACGGCGTCCGGGCCGGACGACTCGATCGGCATGGGCGGCGGCATGCCGGAAGAAATGCCCGAGGGTCTGCCAGAGGGAATGCCCGAAGGGGCTCCGGAAGGGATACCCGAGGGGGCTCCGGAAGGGATGCCCGAGGGGATGCCTGGTGGCGTCAACGGCGGCCAGGCGGCGCCCGGTCAGGAAGACCGTGCGAACGGGAACGCCGGCAGGGGTGGCCTCATGGCGGGGCACGCCCTGAAGACCAGGTTCCTGGCGGCCGACGCCCTCGACCCCGTCTACAAGAAGGCGTACCGGGAGCTGTACGAGGAGTTCTTCGGCTCGGGCACGGCGGCGAAGGAGCTGAAGGTCGTCGCGGAACAGGCACGCTCCGCGGGGGCCGACTCCGGGGAACTGGACACCGCAGTGACCAGCCTCACGAAGACCGTCACCGACCGCACCGAGGCCCTGGCCGAGGACAAGGAAGTGACCGGCTGA
- a CDS encoding TetR/AcrR family transcriptional regulator yields the protein MTRDEQDRPEPEPTLTPAQRRRERERADARESILSAALDVARRDGWDAVTMRRLADEIEYSANFAYRYFTGRDDILLALVRQGFARLRDSMATAAAPEGPGTDGGSTAGASGTAAAAVRRAGHAYLDFGLTEPDLYQLMYGLGGVRVPATDAWDEGQAVGDLLAGLLATAGDTRPEGHVLRLWATAHGLIALLVVGRVGVDAEGLHALLDEALTDCLTRVLPGADTPDTPITPGTIPGRTQGTPQQP from the coding sequence ATGACACGCGACGAACAGGACCGGCCGGAGCCGGAGCCGACCCTGACTCCTGCGCAGCGGCGGAGGGAACGGGAGCGGGCCGACGCGCGGGAGTCGATCCTGTCCGCGGCCCTCGACGTGGCCCGCCGCGACGGGTGGGACGCGGTGACCATGCGCCGGCTCGCCGATGAGATCGAGTACTCCGCGAACTTCGCCTACCGGTACTTCACCGGCCGCGACGACATCCTGCTCGCCCTGGTGCGCCAGGGGTTCGCCCGGCTGCGGGACTCCATGGCCACCGCTGCCGCGCCCGAGGGGCCCGGCACCGACGGCGGGTCCACGGCGGGCGCGTCGGGCACGGCCGCCGCCGCCGTGCGGCGGGCGGGTCATGCCTACCTCGACTTCGGCCTGACCGAGCCCGATCTGTACCAGCTCATGTACGGCCTGGGCGGGGTGCGGGTACCGGCCACCGACGCCTGGGACGAGGGGCAGGCCGTCGGCGATCTCCTGGCGGGCCTTCTCGCCACCGCGGGGGACACCCGGCCCGAGGGGCACGTGCTGCGGCTGTGGGCGACGGCCCATGGACTGATCGCGCTGCTGGTCGTCGGCCGCGTGGGCGTCGACGCCGAGGGACTGCACGCCCTGCTCGACGAGGCGCTGACCGACTGCCTCACCCGTGTCCTGCCCGGAGCGGACACACCGGACACACCGATCACGCCCGGAACCATTCCCGGCCGCACGCAAGGGACACCCCAGCAGCCATGA
- a CDS encoding TetR family transcriptional regulator — MHDVRLPAGRPQRDPQPAADFGAPVELALFEERGFDTVTVDEIAAAAGVARGTFFNYFESKEAVVVTYGPHEAEVQRRLMEKRPPGEPVWDSMVGIILGHLDEFEAQIVVHLRLKVGSPTLSRSARPMTDRLVADLRAWGLERHPELSEPELMLVINVAVTTLGTAVQYWQVDRPAAERIATVARHAGPRRRRPRGDRGLTARPARRFGSGSGSGSGSGSGSGSR; from the coding sequence GTGCACGACGTACGGCTTCCTGCCGGGCGGCCCCAGCGTGACCCGCAACCGGCGGCCGACTTCGGCGCGCCCGTGGAGTTGGCCCTGTTCGAGGAGCGCGGGTTCGACACGGTGACCGTCGACGAGATCGCGGCCGCGGCCGGCGTCGCACGCGGGACGTTCTTCAACTACTTCGAGAGCAAAGAAGCCGTCGTCGTCACCTACGGCCCCCACGAGGCCGAGGTCCAGCGCCGCCTGATGGAAAAACGGCCGCCGGGCGAGCCCGTGTGGGACTCGATGGTGGGGATCATCCTCGGCCACCTCGACGAGTTCGAGGCGCAGATCGTCGTGCACCTGCGCCTCAAGGTCGGTTCCCCCACCCTGAGCCGCTCCGCCCGGCCGATGACCGACCGGCTGGTGGCCGACCTGCGCGCTTGGGGGCTCGAACGTCACCCCGAGCTGTCCGAGCCCGAACTCATGCTCGTGATCAACGTCGCGGTCACCACCCTCGGGACCGCCGTCCAGTACTGGCAGGTCGACCGGCCGGCGGCGGAGCGGATCGCCACGGTTGCACGCCATGCTGGACCGCGTCGGCGCCGGCCTCGCGGCGACCGAGGACTGACAGCGCGCCCGGCCCGACGCTTCGGCTCGGGCTCGGGCTCGGGCTCGGGCTCCGGCTCCGGCTCCGGCTCGCGGTGA
- a CDS encoding response regulator transcription factor, with amino-acid sequence MIDQPSPPRTPVAGHTVLVVEDDASIRTLLTSVLGVAGYAVASAASGQEAMFEAGSRRPHLIVLDVMLPDTDGFRLTRDLRALGIYTPVLFLTARTGVEDRIIGLSSGGDDYVTKPFHVQEVLLRIRAILRRSNAPASTTGAGPPLRYADLTLDETTHEVRRGNRPLKLSPTEFRLLACLLAHPERVLEKAEILQQVWKYGFSGDTRIVDTYIKNLRRKIDHDPPALIHTVRGVGYCLRLPRGETHPADR; translated from the coding sequence GTGATCGACCAGCCCAGCCCCCCGCGCACGCCCGTCGCCGGGCACACCGTCCTGGTCGTGGAGGACGATGCCAGCATCCGTACCCTGCTCACCTCCGTGCTCGGCGTGGCCGGGTATGCCGTGGCGAGCGCCGCCAGCGGTCAGGAAGCCATGTTCGAGGCCGGCAGCCGCAGGCCCCACCTGATCGTCCTGGACGTCATGCTGCCCGACACCGACGGCTTCCGGCTCACCCGTGACCTTCGCGCCCTGGGCATCTACACGCCCGTGCTCTTCCTCACCGCCCGGACCGGCGTCGAGGACCGCATCATCGGTCTGAGCTCCGGCGGCGACGACTACGTCACCAAGCCCTTCCACGTCCAGGAGGTGTTGCTGCGCATCCGCGCCATCCTGCGCCGCAGCAACGCGCCCGCCTCCACCACCGGGGCCGGCCCGCCCCTGCGCTACGCCGACCTCACCCTGGACGAGACCACCCACGAGGTACGGCGGGGGAACCGGCCGCTGAAGCTGTCGCCGACCGAGTTCCGGCTCCTGGCCTGTCTGCTGGCCCACCCCGAGCGCGTTCTTGAGAAGGCCGAGATCCTGCAGCAGGTCTGGAAATACGGCTTCTCCGGCGACACCCGTATCGTCGACACCTACATCAAGAACCTGCGCCGCAAGATCGACCACGATCCGCCCGCGCTGATCCACACGGTGCGCGGGGTGGGGTACTGCCTGCGGCTGCCGCGCGGCGAGACGCACCCGGCCGACCGATGA
- a CDS encoding polyphosphate polymerase domain-containing protein, which yields MASRLHAFNRFELKYLVPVDQAAEIRDELAERMDRDLHSPVGGYGVWSLYYDTPQLRFYWEKIEGLKFRRKLRIRHYGDLDGVGDESPVCVEIKQRVNRVTQKRRITLPYGVARRLCDGREMVEHSPKESAFIQEVLDLVVRLNLKPTAITGYQREALVGRGADTGLRVTFDRRVRGRDRDFHFGLQTPENRFTIPPHMSVMEIKVNERTPHWITDLAARRNLSLVRISKYVQSVEAFGLAPRSVFHIDEADCPPPTPTEEQPLQQRPAQPDAPLKVGAQ from the coding sequence GTGGCCAGTCGGCTGCACGCGTTCAACCGGTTCGAGCTGAAGTACCTGGTCCCGGTCGATCAGGCGGCGGAGATCCGCGACGAGCTGGCCGAGCGGATGGACCGCGATCTGCACAGCCCGGTCGGCGGGTACGGCGTGTGGAGCCTCTATTACGACACTCCTCAACTCCGCTTCTACTGGGAGAAGATCGAGGGTCTCAAGTTCCGCCGCAAGCTGCGTATCCGGCACTACGGCGACCTCGACGGAGTCGGTGACGAGTCGCCGGTCTGCGTGGAGATCAAGCAGCGCGTCAACCGGGTCACGCAGAAGCGCCGCATCACCCTTCCCTACGGCGTGGCACGGCGGTTGTGCGACGGCCGGGAGATGGTGGAGCACTCCCCGAAGGAGAGCGCCTTCATCCAGGAGGTCCTCGACCTGGTCGTGCGGCTGAACCTGAAGCCCACCGCGATCACCGGATATCAGCGCGAAGCCCTGGTCGGGCGGGGCGCCGACACCGGACTGCGGGTCACCTTCGACCGCCGTGTCCGCGGCCGGGACCGGGACTTCCACTTCGGCCTGCAGACGCCGGAGAACCGGTTCACGATCCCGCCGCACATGTCGGTCATGGAGATCAAGGTCAACGAGCGCACCCCCCACTGGATCACCGACCTGGCCGCGCGGCGCAACCTCAGCCTCGTACGGATCTCGAAGTACGTGCAGTCCGTCGAGGCGTTCGGCCTGGCCCCGCGTTCGGTCTTCCACATCGATGAGGCGGACTGTCCGCCGCCCACCCCCACTGAAGAGCAGCCGCTGCAGCAGCGGCCGGCGCAGCCCGACGCGCCGTTGAAGGTAGGAGCACAGTGA
- a CDS encoding hydroxyacid dehydrogenase, translated as MRPRPAALFAMTAQNLPQIFPPDVMARLRDTVEIDPTLTVEDFTDPRARTALATAEILITGWGSPRIDEAVLDAAPALRAILHAAGSVKGLTSPAVWERGVLVSSAADANALPVAEYTLGMILLAGKDLFAHRDRFRTQRAFPQGEIVPGIGNFGRRVGVVGASRIGRRLIELLKPFDLKVSLADPYVDGAEATALGVRLLPLDELLRTSDIVTVHAPQTPETLHLIGRRELALMPTGSVLINTARGALLDHDALVDELRADRLGAILDVTDPEPLPVDSPLFDLPNAFITPHLAGSQGNEVARLGLAVTQEAERLLAGRELAHAIDHAALERTA; from the coding sequence TTGCGCCCACGCCCCGCCGCCCTTTTCGCGATGACAGCCCAGAACCTGCCCCAGATCTTCCCGCCGGACGTCATGGCCCGTCTGCGCGACACAGTAGAAATCGATCCCACTCTGACGGTCGAGGACTTCACCGATCCGCGCGCAAGGACCGCCCTCGCCACCGCCGAGATCCTGATCACCGGCTGGGGCTCACCCCGTATCGACGAAGCCGTCCTCGACGCGGCCCCCGCGCTCCGCGCGATCCTGCACGCGGCCGGCTCGGTCAAGGGCCTCACCTCGCCCGCGGTCTGGGAGCGCGGAGTCCTCGTCTCCTCGGCGGCCGACGCCAACGCGCTGCCCGTGGCCGAGTACACGCTCGGCATGATCCTGCTCGCCGGCAAGGACCTCTTCGCCCACCGCGACCGCTTCCGCACCCAACGGGCCTTCCCGCAGGGGGAGATCGTGCCGGGCATCGGCAACTTCGGCCGCCGCGTGGGCGTCGTCGGAGCCTCCCGTATCGGCCGGCGGCTCATCGAACTGCTGAAGCCCTTCGACCTGAAGGTGAGCCTCGCCGACCCGTACGTGGACGGGGCGGAGGCCACCGCCCTCGGCGTCCGGCTGCTGCCGCTCGACGAACTGCTGCGCACCAGCGACATCGTCACGGTCCACGCCCCGCAGACCCCCGAGACCCTCCATCTGATCGGCCGCCGCGAACTCGCCCTGATGCCGACGGGATCCGTGCTGATCAACACCGCACGCGGCGCCCTCCTCGATCACGACGCCCTCGTCGACGAACTGCGCGCGGACCGGCTCGGGGCGATCCTCGACGTCACCGACCCTGAGCCGCTGCCCGTCGACTCCCCGCTCTTCGACCTGCCGAACGCGTTCATCACCCCGCATCTCGCGGGCTCGCAGGGCAACGAGGTGGCCCGGCTGGGCCTCGCCGTCACCCAGGAGGCCGAACGACTCCTGGCCGGAAGGGAGTTGGCACACGCCATCGACCACGCAGCACTGGAACGAACCGCCTGA
- a CDS encoding anthrone oxygenase family protein — protein MNTLADIAALVAVFCAAIIYGTDLFCALVLRPAASGAADASVADLLGRVHEYGDRRLPVPGVLSIVATALATVTGDGTPARIGGAVALAALLLWLAVYLRISAPINKRLRAAAADHAVPADTRELQQRWDSVIWPRALLQTVALAGLLTIVLTR, from the coding sequence ATGAACACCCTCGCCGACATCGCCGCGCTCGTCGCCGTCTTCTGTGCCGCGATCATCTACGGCACCGATCTGTTCTGCGCACTCGTCCTGCGCCCGGCCGCGAGCGGTGCGGCCGACGCCTCCGTGGCCGACCTGCTCGGCAGGGTCCACGAGTACGGAGACCGCCGGCTGCCCGTGCCGGGCGTCCTGTCCATCGTCGCCACGGCTCTCGCCACCGTCACCGGTGACGGCACCCCGGCGCGCATCGGCGGAGCCGTCGCCCTGGCCGCGCTCCTCCTGTGGCTCGCCGTCTACCTGCGCATCAGCGCACCCATCAACAAGAGGCTCCGCGCGGCCGCGGCCGATCACGCCGTCCCGGCGGACACCAGGGAACTCCAGCAACGCTGGGACAGCGTCATCTGGCCCCGCGCCCTCCTCCAGACCGTCGCGCTGGCCGGCCTCCTCACGATCGTCCTCACCCGATGA